From one Salinibacterium hongtaonis genomic stretch:
- a CDS encoding PHP domain-containing protein, whose amino-acid sequence MERLIDLHTHSSVSDGTETPAQLIRAAVAAGLDTIAITDHDSTAGWAEARATAQGTGLTVIPGMEFSTRQGHRSVHLLAYLFDPTDADIIAETARIRSSRLTRAESIVANLALDYSLTWDDVLAHTHTGTTVGRPHIADALVTRGHAATRTEAFEQILHPRHGYTMPHYAPDPVSAIRLVRAAGGVPVLAHPATLGRDAVLDHATFAAMADAGLFGLEIDHRENTEDGKVRLRELAREFGLVLTGSSDYHGQGKPNRLAENTTSAEVLERIVAEGTGAQPFLP is encoded by the coding sequence ATGGAGCGCCTCATCGACCTGCACACTCACAGCAGTGTCAGCGACGGCACCGAGACCCCGGCGCAGCTGATTCGAGCGGCGGTCGCAGCGGGTCTCGACACCATCGCCATAACCGACCACGACTCGACCGCGGGCTGGGCCGAGGCGCGCGCAACAGCCCAGGGCACCGGTCTTACGGTCATCCCCGGCATGGAGTTCAGCACGCGTCAGGGGCACCGCTCCGTTCACCTTCTGGCGTACCTGTTTGATCCGACCGACGCCGATATCATTGCCGAGACGGCGCGCATCCGTTCGTCACGGTTGACCCGCGCCGAGAGCATTGTCGCCAATCTTGCACTCGACTACTCCCTCACCTGGGACGACGTTCTTGCCCACACACACACGGGCACGACGGTCGGGCGACCGCATATCGCCGATGCTCTCGTGACTCGTGGCCACGCTGCCACTCGTACGGAGGCGTTCGAGCAGATCCTGCATCCGAGACATGGATACACGATGCCGCACTATGCGCCAGACCCTGTCTCGGCTATCAGGCTCGTGAGAGCGGCCGGGGGAGTGCCCGTTCTCGCTCACCCGGCGACGCTGGGTCGCGACGCGGTGCTCGACCATGCCACCTTCGCGGCGATGGCGGATGCTGGCCTTTTTGGGCTCGAGATCGACCATCGTGAAAACACGGAGGACGGCAAGGTGCGCCTGCGCGAACTGGCTCGCGAGTTCGGGCTCGTTCTCACGGGCTCGAGCGACTATCACGGGCAGGGAAAGCCCAACCGCTTGGCCGAGAACACAACGTCGGCCGAGGTTCTCGAGCGCATCGTCGCCGAAGGTACGGGCGCGCAGCCGTTTCTGCCGTAG
- a CDS encoding ferritin-like fold-containing protein, with protein sequence MFSLFGRGRKQIVAPKLKPRNKATQTVNRVALGELSPDLPRYLGQAAYLQLSNFETITGAIAGSPTTHDKVALARVARISLNKLEGLIAEIERGGDKPEDLMEHFAAPVERYRSTTRGNDWYETVVTSYITAGMLTDFFTALAEGLPAAPRDRIVTLLTENEPSPIIVEALRSAIDAEPALASRLALWGRRLVGDTLLMARSSLEVPGGSTPDEARLEPIFTELIAAHTRRMDVLGLTA encoded by the coding sequence GTGTTCTCCCTCTTCGGTCGCGGTCGCAAGCAGATCGTTGCGCCCAAGCTCAAACCGCGAAATAAAGCCACGCAGACCGTCAACCGGGTCGCCCTCGGCGAATTATCCCCCGATCTCCCGCGTTATCTCGGCCAGGCCGCTTATCTTCAGCTGTCGAACTTCGAGACGATAACCGGTGCGATTGCCGGGTCGCCGACCACTCACGACAAGGTCGCCCTTGCTCGGGTCGCTCGTATCTCGCTCAACAAACTCGAGGGCCTCATTGCCGAGATCGAGCGCGGCGGAGACAAGCCAGAAGACCTTATGGAGCACTTCGCCGCACCGGTGGAGAGGTATCGCAGCACCACCCGCGGCAACGACTGGTACGAGACGGTAGTCACCAGCTACATCACCGCGGGAATGCTCACCGACTTTTTTACGGCGCTCGCCGAGGGGCTGCCCGCCGCACCTCGGGACCGCATCGTCACGCTGCTCACCGAGAACGAGCCGAGCCCCATAATCGTCGAGGCGCTTCGCTCCGCGATCGATGCCGAGCCTGCACTGGCCTCTCGGCTTGCCCTCTGGGGGCGCCGTCTCGTGGGGGACACCCTTCTTATGGCGCGATCTTCGCTCGAGGTCCCTGGCGGCAGCACCCCCGACGAAGCCAGGCTTGAGCCGATCTTCACGGAGCTTATTGCCGCCCACACGCGCCGAATGGATGTTCTGGGGCTTACCGCGTAG
- a CDS encoding VanZ family protein: protein MLRRHPLLSLATVAYLAIVGWLTLGPQPLDGRARSLLWNVLERLQAYESLQWITYDRVEFAANVLMFIPIGLLFVLLFGRRQWWFAILVSVLVTVGIEFAQLFLNDRVTDIRDLISNASGAVIGVVLALLLTWPKEIAQRRSSRSQKGADARVSGLV, encoded by the coding sequence ATGCTGCGCCGTCACCCCCTGCTGAGCCTCGCCACCGTGGCGTACTTGGCGATTGTGGGCTGGCTCACTCTGGGACCACAGCCGCTCGACGGGCGAGCTCGCAGCCTGCTGTGGAACGTCTTGGAGCGCCTACAGGCCTACGAGTCCCTGCAGTGGATCACCTATGACCGGGTCGAGTTCGCGGCCAATGTGCTCATGTTCATTCCGATCGGCCTGCTCTTTGTTCTTCTTTTCGGTCGCCGCCAATGGTGGTTCGCGATCCTCGTGAGTGTTCTCGTGACGGTGGGCATCGAGTTCGCGCAGCTGTTTCTGAACGACCGGGTCACCGACATCCGCGATCTGATCTCGAACGCCTCAGGGGCGGTCATCGGGGTCGTTCTCGCGCTGCTTCTCACGTGGCCCAAGGAAATAGCGCAGCGGCGCAGCTCCCGCAGTCAGAAGGGCGCTGACGCGAGGGTCTCCGGTCTCGTCTGA
- the ilvD gene encoding dihydroxy-acid dehydratase: MPENDMKPRSRTVTDGIEAMTSRGMLRAVGMGDADWDKPQIGVASSWNEITPCNLSLSRLAQAAKEGVYSGGGYPLQFGTISVSDGISMGHEGMHFSLVSREVIADSVETVMMAERLDGSVVLAGCDKSIPGMLMAAARLNLASVFLYAGSIAPGWVKLSDGTEKDITIIDSFEAVGAVKAGKMSAADAKRIECAFAPGEGACGGMYTANTMASVAEALGMSLPGSASPASADRRRDYYAHRSGEAVVNMLRLGITTGDILTKKAFENAIAVGMALGGSTNIILHLLAIANEAGVDLTLDDFNRIGDKVPHIGDLKPFGKYVMNDVDRHGGLPVLMKALLDAGLMHGDALTVTGKTMAENLAEMDIDPLDGEVLRTLDNPIHASGGLAVLKGTFAPEGAVVKTAGFDAAVFEGPARVFERERGAMDALTEGRIKAGDIVVIRYEGPKGGPGMREMLAITAAIKGAGLGKDVLLLTDGRFSGGTTGLCIGHIAPEAVDAGPIAFVRDGDLIRVDIAARSLDLLVDEAELEARRNGWAPLPPRYTRGVLAKYSKLVHSASEGAITG; the protein is encoded by the coding sequence ATGCCTGAGAACGATATGAAGCCCCGCAGCCGCACCGTCACCGACGGAATCGAGGCGATGACTTCCCGCGGCATGCTGCGTGCAGTCGGAATGGGTGACGCCGACTGGGATAAGCCGCAGATCGGTGTTGCCAGTTCGTGGAACGAGATCACCCCCTGCAACCTGAGCCTGAGCCGCCTCGCGCAAGCCGCTAAAGAGGGCGTGTACTCCGGCGGCGGCTACCCGCTGCAGTTCGGCACGATCTCCGTCTCCGACGGAATCTCGATGGGCCATGAGGGCATGCACTTCTCGCTCGTCTCGCGCGAAGTCATTGCCGACTCCGTTGAGACTGTGATGATGGCGGAGCGCCTCGACGGCTCCGTCGTGCTGGCCGGATGCGACAAGTCGATCCCCGGCATGCTCATGGCGGCCGCGCGACTCAACCTTGCTTCAGTGTTCCTCTATGCCGGTTCCATCGCTCCGGGCTGGGTCAAGCTCAGCGACGGCACCGAGAAGGACATCACGATCATCGACTCGTTCGAGGCCGTCGGCGCTGTCAAGGCTGGCAAGATGTCGGCCGCAGACGCCAAGCGCATCGAGTGTGCCTTCGCGCCCGGCGAGGGTGCCTGTGGTGGCATGTACACGGCCAACACCATGGCGAGTGTCGCCGAGGCGCTCGGCATGAGCCTTCCCGGCTCGGCTTCGCCCGCATCCGCCGATCGCCGCCGCGACTACTACGCCCACCGCTCCGGCGAGGCCGTGGTGAACATGCTGCGCCTGGGCATCACGACGGGCGACATCCTCACTAAGAAGGCATTCGAGAACGCCATCGCCGTGGGCATGGCACTGGGCGGATCGACCAACATCATCCTTCACCTGCTCGCAATCGCGAACGAGGCGGGGGTTGACCTGACCCTCGATGACTTCAACCGCATCGGCGACAAGGTTCCCCACATCGGCGACCTCAAGCCGTTCGGCAAGTACGTGATGAACGACGTCGACCGTCATGGCGGGCTCCCCGTTCTTATGAAGGCGCTTCTTGACGCGGGACTCATGCACGGCGATGCCCTCACCGTCACGGGCAAGACCATGGCAGAGAACCTCGCCGAGATGGATATCGATCCTCTCGACGGCGAGGTTCTGCGCACGCTCGACAACCCCATCCACGCCTCGGGTGGTCTTGCGGTGCTCAAGGGAACGTTCGCCCCCGAGGGTGCTGTCGTCAAGACGGCTGGCTTCGACGCTGCTGTATTCGAGGGCCCCGCCCGCGTATTCGAGCGTGAGCGCGGAGCCATGGATGCTCTCACCGAGGGTCGAATCAAGGCTGGCGACATTGTCGTTATTCGTTACGAGGGACCCAAGGGCGGCCCCGGCATGCGCGAGATGCTCGCGATCACCGCGGCGATCAAGGGCGCGGGGCTCGGAAAAGATGTACTACTGTTGACGGACGGACGATTCTCAGGCGGCACAACCGGCCTGTGCATCGGCCACATAGCACCCGAGGCGGTGGACGCAGGTCCAATCGCATTCGTGCGCGATGGTGATCTGATTCGGGTCGATATCGCAGCTCGCTCACTCGACCTACTCGTCGATGAAGCAGAGCTGGAAGCTCGCCGCAACGGCTGGGCTCCACTTCCCCCGCGCTATACCCGTGGCGTTCTCGCGAAGTACTCCAAGCTCGTGCACTCTGCATCAGAGGGCGCAATCACGGGGTAG
- a CDS encoding DEAD/DEAH box helicase, whose translation MVDALASKGITSPFPIQEQTIPMGLGGQDIIGQAKTGTGKTLGFGLPLLQELGPNPEPGVKALVVVPTRELCVQVAEDLTLAASNRGTQVAAIYGGKAYEGQVEQIKAGAQVIVGTPGRLLDLASQRMLSLKDVKVMVLDEADKMLDLGFLSDIEKLFSQTSPTRHTMLFSATMPGPIVALARRFMNKPIHIRATDPDEGLTQANIKHVVYRAHSLDKDEVIARILQAEGRGKTVIFTRTKRAAAKLVEELGDRGFNAAAVHGDLNQEQRERAMAAFKAGKKDILIATDVAARGIDVNDVTHVINHTVPDDHDTYLHRAGRTGRAGKTGIAVTFVDWDDLHKWALINRALEMNIPEPTETYSSSPHLFAELDIPEGTKGRLASAGPVRAREPRAAVASGGRGRDGAKNDGSSRDGGSRGGADRTRTRTRSVATEGAESAPKAEGAGTHDGTGPARRRRNRTRRPSTGSTPPPVA comes from the coding sequence ATGGTCGACGCACTCGCGTCGAAGGGCATCACTAGCCCCTTCCCCATCCAGGAACAGACCATCCCCATGGGCCTCGGCGGCCAGGACATCATCGGCCAGGCCAAGACAGGAACCGGCAAGACGCTCGGCTTCGGTCTGCCCCTGCTGCAGGAGCTCGGCCCGAACCCGGAGCCCGGTGTCAAGGCGCTCGTCGTCGTACCGACCCGCGAGCTGTGCGTTCAGGTCGCAGAAGACCTCACGCTCGCAGCCTCGAACCGTGGCACTCAGGTCGCCGCGATCTACGGCGGCAAGGCCTACGAGGGTCAGGTCGAGCAGATCAAGGCCGGCGCGCAGGTCATCGTAGGAACTCCCGGGCGCCTCCTGGACCTCGCGAGCCAGCGGATGCTGTCGCTCAAGGACGTCAAGGTCATGGTTCTCGACGAGGCCGACAAGATGCTTGATCTCGGGTTCCTCTCCGACATCGAGAAGCTCTTCTCGCAGACGAGCCCCACCCGCCACACGATGCTGTTCTCGGCGACGATGCCCGGCCCGATCGTGGCGCTTGCCCGTCGCTTCATGAACAAGCCCATCCACATCCGCGCGACTGACCCCGATGAGGGCCTGACGCAGGCGAACATCAAGCACGTCGTCTACCGCGCTCACTCGCTCGACAAGGACGAGGTCATCGCCCGCATCCTCCAGGCCGAGGGCCGGGGCAAGACCGTGATCTTCACGCGAACCAAGCGCGCCGCCGCAAAGCTCGTCGAGGAGCTGGGCGACCGCGGCTTCAACGCTGCTGCGGTGCACGGCGACCTCAACCAGGAACAGCGCGAGCGCGCAATGGCCGCGTTCAAGGCTGGCAAGAAAGACATCCTGATTGCAACGGATGTCGCGGCTCGCGGCATCGACGTCAACGACGTGACCCACGTGATCAACCACACGGTGCCCGACGACCACGACACCTACCTGCACCGCGCTGGCCGCACCGGCCGCGCTGGCAAGACCGGCATCGCCGTGACCTTCGTTGACTGGGACGACCTGCACAAGTGGGCCCTCATCAACCGCGCTCTGGAGATGAACATCCCCGAGCCGACCGAGACCTACTCGTCGTCGCCGCACCTCTTTGCCGAGCTCGACATCCCCGAGGGCACCAAGGGCCGTCTTGCCTCAGCCGGGCCGGTCCGCGCCCGCGAGCCCCGTGCTGCCGTCGCCTCAGGCGGCCGCGGCCGCGACGGTGCCAAGAACGATGGTTCCTCCCGTGACGGCGGCTCCCGCGGTGGCGCCGATCGCACCCGCACCCGCACGCGCTCAGTTGCGACGGAGGGTGCAGAATCCGCACCTAAGGCCGAGGGCGCTGGAACGCATGACGGTACGGGCCCGGCCCGTCGTCGGCGCAACCGCACCCGCCGCCCCAGCACGGGAAGCACCCCGCCTCCCGTCGCCTAG